A genomic region of Tepidisphaeraceae bacterium contains the following coding sequences:
- a CDS encoding glycosyltransferase family 4 protein: MKIALVILDSDKARGGAERYTVDLAHALAGAGHDTTLISAALSPKEETTDTTSQPFAQVKLRGGGLTRTRRYRRFIDSVDAHLLATPYDIVHAMLPIRRADLYHPHAGVATQVGRKANAIFNPRRKAMAEVEEELLDDGDVPPTVLCLSQYVERHLKHYYPNASTATLFNAVDLQKFDPAIRPDAGAAIRQKYAIAEGDVVALIIAQDFARKGVRQAIEAVAATADKRLRLLVVGDGAVRRYARLASKLGVADRVTFTGRTDDAYAFYQAADFFVLPTRHDPCSLVVLEALAMGLPVISTTSNGATEIMNGTHGCVLSDPGDVAALVRAIEVVLDNDSRQHMAAACLTLRPQLAYEAHLAALLAIYESRLAAKALSGPASGTPGEVG; the protein is encoded by the coding sequence ATGAAGATCGCGCTCGTCATCCTCGATTCCGACAAAGCACGCGGCGGCGCCGAACGCTACACCGTCGACCTCGCCCACGCGCTCGCCGGCGCCGGTCACGACACCACGCTGATCTCGGCGGCCTTATCACCCAAGGAAGAGACCACCGACACCACCAGCCAGCCCTTCGCGCAAGTGAAGCTGCGCGGCGGTGGCCTGACGCGCACGCGGCGGTATCGGCGGTTCATCGACTCGGTCGACGCGCACCTGCTGGCAACGCCGTACGACATCGTCCACGCCATGCTGCCCATCCGCCGGGCCGACCTGTACCATCCGCACGCAGGCGTGGCGACGCAAGTGGGACGCAAGGCCAACGCGATCTTCAACCCCCGCCGCAAGGCGATGGCGGAGGTGGAGGAGGAACTGCTGGACGATGGTGACGTGCCGCCGACGGTGCTGTGTCTGTCCCAGTACGTCGAGCGGCACCTGAAGCATTACTACCCCAACGCATCGACCGCGACGCTGTTCAACGCCGTCGATCTGCAGAAGTTCGATCCCGCGATTCGACCCGACGCCGGCGCGGCGATTCGCCAGAAGTACGCGATAGCAGAGGGTGACGTCGTCGCGCTCATCATCGCCCAGGACTTCGCCCGAAAAGGCGTACGACAGGCGATCGAGGCCGTCGCTGCGACGGCGGACAAGCGATTGCGGCTGCTCGTTGTGGGCGACGGTGCCGTCCGCCGATATGCACGGCTGGCCAGCAAGCTCGGCGTCGCCGACCGCGTCACGTTCACCGGCCGCACCGACGACGCCTACGCGTTCTATCAAGCCGCCGACTTCTTCGTCCTACCGACACGGCACGACCCATGCAGCCTCGTGGTGCTCGAAGCGCTGGCGATGGGCCTGCCGGTCATCAGCACCACGTCCAACGGCGCCACCGAGATCATGAACGGCACGCACGGCTGCGTTCTCTCCGATCCCGGTGATGTCGCTGCGTTGGTTCGTGCGATCGAAGTGGTACTGGACAACGACTCACGCCAACACATGGCCGCCGCCTGCCTGACGCTGCGCCCGCAGTTGGCGTACGAGGCCCACTTGGCCGCGTTGCTGGCGATCTACGAATCGCGACTGGCGGCAAAGGCTCTCTCCGGCCCCGCTTCCGGTACTCCGGGAGAAGTTGGGTGA